A window of Cloacibacillus sp. An23 contains these coding sequences:
- a CDS encoding Ig-like domain-containing alpha-2-macroglobulin family protein, producing the protein MEHRRLLSGGVLAACAVFAALALFAAPVLGGKGGFYVRSFSPQGETGGAVEITARFSEAAVADDAVGKKLAPSESPFVFSPEIAGAGEWRDGSTFVFTPSGGRLAPATRYTATARDSLASAGGEALSGARSFTFSTPALAFTGAKQTDFDQQSGRTEFELEFSLPVSPSRLRGYAEVKDEKGGTYDYALTQTVSKKIRLSVGAARAERLFLSIAAGLPSEAGPLGLEKAVSVELKRSLVMELRGARAESGMDGGRIIIETTAPVDLAKAASFIEISPKKDFTVEPYGGGFALASKGFGPQDRVKVTIKKGFPALSGRALAAEWSRAFIFPDVEPSVRFPEPGSVISPEDSMRVPVESVNFDRLRVIIWKLYDNNIPLAARGGYGEYNYPTDLSRYVVAKEFSVKGRPNETARRALDLRPLLGGERGVFLVIAQGQGRAWSEARRMINVTDLGLTVSVGESGAVARVLSVSTAKPVAGAKVTLWSHSNQPVGTGVTGADGTARIALTPDDERGRPYTAVAEKDGDASYINLFSGLFGGNDEFDTGGLPWVERGYSAYCWTPRDIFRPGEKIPVFAIVRGADGKAPEPFPMKMKVWSPGKLWTTLDAKLTAEGVFASELELPAEAQTGSWGFELSVPGSERALCYKSVYVEDFASPRMFVEASAKPASVTGNGKTEINISARHAFGSPASGMAWEAELRLIDKNFEHEKWKGFSFRDEEKKFSPESRLFASGELDADGKAVAALECGGWSVPSMLGLSVRAGVMDDGGRWTYETVIVPWYPSEVMAGIDMPDNAAPGRAVNFRAAAVKTDGSPAPVKEMKYSFFLAVRRAVVFESEGRMSRRVEEELIPRGEGVIKLTDGVGKGAVTPKEPGQYLLRVETADGSSRASSRLYVYGAGGEGGTELPDAVTVTTDKKSYKVGETAKIKIKSPFVGSVLLSVATSSPRWEECRAISGKTAEFSVKVTEEMKPNAWITAHVVRPASKDGRPPRAFGAAPLLVDNSDSRLTVEIAPVPEMKPGENKISLSVKDAAGRGAAADVTLMVTDETVLGLTGYETPAPWEFFTGRRQLGVETYDLYGSMLTPEKPGTPLLTAGGGMGAEMDAAMASRMMKMQNNLSPVQAQRFRTLCLTARARTDENGKCSVTLDVPEFSGTARVMAIAATPSAEGAGETETRIARDVVTEPSLPRFAAPGDVFEAPCRLFNMTGKPIEVILKAESLDESKLASMDFSCRDYKKLTIEPNGSVTVPLRFQAKGAGVAKVRFTTEWPGGSAVSETELPVRPAAPRVTESGFKTLEPGGKWSFALPGAGRDGAENFAQVTAALSAMPQLSISSVARMLASYPYGCFEQTVSAAWTRIFAPELVKGLDPALADGGAAASAIRAIEARQNYDGGFPRRSGESWSRPWESLYGAHFLLEARRMGYEVSGDVLRSAVEYARALLPAAPSDESDEAWRDTLTRRAYASFVLALAGEAPLGWMESLNENAGQMAPSGRLLLASAYAAAGDKKSAMSLIGKPSAAPKSAGGGDNFDSALRDEALRLLARTYAEPAGAETAAAASALIEKINSGARLTTQEGGFAVASLGRWFAANPSRGTPSGALSCAGFDGKVNAKTPSVTSDKAGEYTARNTGKARLYAAWSVSYIPTGGIKQRDDGIELRQRIAERSGKAVEGSVERGAALTATVTVTPKSGALKDVAVVLPLPAGFEIEEARLAADGEQTPAGVTADERDDRLVLYIDRLEKPLTWRYAMRAVTEGYFAVPQIYAECMYDAGISSVSGGGTIKVNAAK; encoded by the coding sequence ATGGAGCACAGAAGATTGCTTTCGGGCGGAGTTCTCGCGGCGTGCGCCGTTTTCGCGGCGCTCGCGCTTTTCGCCGCGCCGGTGCTCGGCGGGAAGGGCGGCTTTTACGTCCGTTCCTTCTCGCCGCAGGGCGAGACCGGCGGCGCGGTCGAGATAACGGCGCGCTTCAGCGAGGCCGCAGTCGCGGACGACGCCGTCGGAAAGAAACTCGCGCCGTCCGAGTCGCCTTTCGTCTTTTCGCCGGAGATAGCGGGCGCGGGCGAGTGGCGCGACGGCTCGACCTTCGTCTTTACGCCGTCGGGCGGACGGCTCGCGCCCGCGACGCGCTACACGGCTACCGCTCGCGATTCGCTGGCGTCGGCGGGCGGCGAAGCGCTCTCCGGCGCGCGGAGCTTCACCTTCTCCACTCCGGCGCTCGCCTTCACCGGCGCGAAGCAGACGGATTTCGACCAGCAAAGCGGGCGCACGGAGTTCGAGCTCGAGTTCTCGCTGCCGGTCTCGCCTTCACGGCTGCGCGGCTACGCCGAGGTGAAGGACGAGAAGGGCGGGACGTACGACTACGCGCTGACGCAGACGGTCTCGAAAAAGATACGCCTCTCCGTCGGCGCGGCGCGCGCGGAAAGGCTTTTCCTTTCGATAGCGGCGGGGCTTCCCTCCGAGGCCGGGCCGCTCGGACTTGAGAAGGCCGTGAGCGTCGAGCTGAAGCGCTCGCTCGTGATGGAGCTGCGCGGCGCGCGCGCGGAGTCCGGCATGGACGGCGGGCGGATAATAATAGAGACGACCGCGCCCGTCGATCTCGCGAAGGCGGCCTCTTTCATAGAGATTTCGCCGAAGAAGGATTTCACGGTCGAGCCCTACGGCGGCGGCTTCGCGCTTGCGTCTAAGGGCTTCGGGCCGCAGGACAGGGTGAAGGTGACGATAAAGAAGGGATTCCCCGCGCTTTCGGGGCGCGCCCTCGCGGCTGAGTGGAGCCGCGCCTTCATATTCCCCGACGTCGAGCCGTCGGTGCGCTTCCCCGAGCCGGGCAGCGTCATATCTCCCGAGGATTCGATGCGCGTGCCGGTCGAGAGCGTAAATTTCGACAGGCTGCGCGTGATAATCTGGAAGCTCTACGACAACAACATCCCGCTCGCGGCGCGCGGCGGCTACGGCGAGTACAACTACCCGACGGACCTTTCGCGCTACGTCGTCGCGAAGGAATTTTCGGTTAAAGGCCGCCCGAACGAGACGGCGCGGCGCGCGCTCGACCTGCGCCCGCTGCTCGGCGGCGAGCGCGGCGTCTTCCTCGTCATAGCGCAGGGGCAGGGCCGAGCGTGGAGCGAGGCGCGGCGCATGATAAACGTCACGGACCTCGGGCTGACCGTATCGGTAGGCGAGAGCGGCGCGGTCGCGCGCGTGCTCTCCGTATCGACCGCGAAGCCCGTAGCGGGCGCGAAGGTCACGCTCTGGTCGCATTCCAACCAGCCGGTCGGAACGGGCGTCACTGGGGCCGACGGCACGGCGCGCATAGCGCTCACGCCGGACGACGAGCGCGGCAGGCCATACACGGCGGTCGCGGAGAAGGACGGCGACGCGTCGTACATCAACCTCTTCAGCGGGCTTTTCGGCGGCAACGACGAATTCGACACGGGCGGCCTGCCGTGGGTCGAGCGCGGATATTCCGCCTACTGCTGGACGCCGAGGGACATTTTCCGCCCAGGCGAGAAAATCCCGGTTTTCGCGATAGTCCGCGGCGCGGACGGCAAAGCGCCCGAGCCCTTCCCGATGAAGATGAAAGTCTGGTCGCCCGGCAAGCTCTGGACGACGCTCGACGCGAAGCTGACGGCGGAGGGAGTTTTCGCCTCGGAGCTCGAACTTCCCGCCGAAGCCCAGACCGGCTCGTGGGGCTTCGAACTGTCCGTCCCAGGCTCGGAGCGCGCGCTCTGCTACAAGAGCGTCTACGTCGAAGATTTCGCCTCGCCGCGCATGTTCGTAGAAGCGTCGGCGAAACCGGCCTCCGTCACCGGAAACGGCAAAACGGAGATAAACATATCCGCGCGTCACGCATTCGGAAGCCCGGCGTCCGGCATGGCGTGGGAGGCGGAGCTGCGGCTTATAGACAAAAATTTTGAACACGAGAAATGGAAGGGCTTCTCCTTCCGCGACGAAGAAAAGAAGTTCTCGCCCGAAAGCCGCCTCTTCGCCTCCGGCGAGCTCGACGCGGATGGCAAGGCTGTCGCCGCGCTCGAGTGCGGCGGATGGAGCGTCCCGTCGATGCTCGGCCTCTCCGTGCGCGCTGGCGTAATGGACGACGGCGGACGCTGGACCTACGAGACGGTCATCGTGCCGTGGTATCCGTCGGAGGTGATGGCGGGCATAGATATGCCGGACAACGCCGCCCCCGGACGCGCCGTGAATTTCCGCGCCGCGGCGGTAAAGACGGACGGCTCGCCCGCGCCTGTGAAGGAGATGAAATATTCCTTCTTCCTCGCGGTGCGCCGCGCGGTCGTCTTTGAGAGCGAAGGGCGCATGAGCCGCAGGGTCGAAGAAGAGCTGATTCCGCGCGGCGAAGGCGTGATAAAGCTGACGGACGGCGTGGGCAAAGGCGCGGTGACGCCGAAGGAACCGGGGCAGTACCTCCTTCGCGTGGAAACGGCGGACGGCTCGTCGCGCGCATCGTCGCGCCTCTACGTCTACGGCGCTGGCGGCGAGGGCGGCACGGAGCTGCCGGACGCCGTGACCGTGACGACCGACAAAAAGAGCTACAAGGTCGGGGAAACCGCGAAAATCAAGATAAAATCCCCGTTCGTGGGCTCGGTGCTGCTCTCCGTCGCGACCTCGTCGCCGCGCTGGGAGGAGTGCCGCGCGATAAGCGGAAAGACGGCGGAGTTCTCCGTTAAAGTAACGGAAGAGATGAAGCCGAACGCGTGGATCACGGCGCACGTCGTGCGCCCCGCCTCGAAGGACGGCAGGCCGCCGCGCGCTTTCGGAGCCGCGCCGCTGCTCGTGGACAACTCCGACAGCCGCCTGACCGTCGAGATTGCGCCCGTGCCCGAGATGAAGCCCGGCGAAAATAAAATATCGCTCTCCGTGAAGGACGCGGCGGGCAGGGGCGCGGCGGCGGACGTGACGCTGATGGTGACCGACGAGACGGTACTCGGCCTCACGGGCTACGAGACGCCCGCGCCGTGGGAGTTCTTCACGGGACGCAGGCAGCTCGGCGTCGAGACCTACGACCTCTACGGCTCGATGCTCACGCCCGAGAAGCCCGGCACGCCGCTGCTCACGGCGGGCGGCGGCATGGGGGCCGAGATGGACGCCGCTATGGCGTCGCGCATGATGAAGATGCAGAACAACCTCAGCCCGGTGCAGGCGCAGAGGTTCCGCACGCTCTGCCTGACGGCGCGCGCGAGGACGGACGAAAACGGAAAATGCTCCGTTACGCTCGACGTGCCGGAATTTTCGGGGACGGCGCGCGTCATGGCGATAGCCGCGACGCCCTCCGCCGAGGGCGCGGGCGAGACGGAGACGCGCATCGCGCGCGACGTCGTGACGGAGCCGTCGCTTCCGCGCTTCGCGGCGCCGGGCGACGTTTTTGAAGCGCCGTGCAGGCTCTTCAACATGACCGGTAAACCCATAGAAGTTATCTTAAAGGCGGAGAGCCTCGACGAATCAAAGCTCGCAAGCATGGATTTCTCATGCCGCGATTATAAGAAGCTTACGATAGAGCCGAACGGCTCCGTCACAGTTCCGCTGCGCTTCCAGGCGAAGGGCGCGGGCGTCGCGAAGGTGCGCTTCACGACCGAATGGCCCGGCGGCTCCGCGGTCTCCGAGACGGAGCTGCCGGTGCGCCCCGCCGCGCCGCGCGTGACGGAGAGCGGATTCAAGACGCTCGAGCCTGGCGGGAAATGGAGCTTTGCGCTCCCCGGCGCCGGCAGGGACGGCGCGGAAAACTTCGCGCAGGTGACGGCGGCGCTATCCGCTATGCCGCAGCTTTCGATTTCGTCCGTCGCGCGCATGCTCGCCTCGTACCCCTACGGATGTTTCGAGCAGACCGTCTCGGCGGCGTGGACGCGGATATTCGCGCCGGAGCTCGTAAAGGGGCTTGACCCCGCGCTCGCGGACGGCGGCGCCGCGGCCTCGGCGATACGCGCGATTGAGGCGCGCCAGAACTACGACGGCGGCTTCCCGCGACGCTCCGGCGAATCGTGGTCGCGTCCGTGGGAGAGCCTCTACGGGGCGCACTTCCTGCTCGAGGCGCGCCGCATGGGATACGAGGTCTCCGGCGACGTTCTGCGCTCCGCCGTCGAATACGCGCGCGCGCTGCTGCCCGCCGCGCCTAGCGACGAAAGCGACGAAGCGTGGCGCGACACTCTGACGAGGCGCGCATACGCCTCGTTCGTGCTCGCGCTCGCGGGCGAAGCGCCGCTCGGGTGGATGGAAAGCCTCAACGAGAACGCCGGGCAGATGGCCCCGTCGGGCCGTCTGCTGCTCGCCTCGGCCTACGCGGCGGCGGGCGACAAAAAGTCAGCCATGTCGCTGATAGGCAAGCCGTCAGCTGCACCGAAGAGCGCCGGAGGCGGCGACAACTTCGACTCAGCTCTGCGCGACGAGGCGCTCCGCCTGCTCGCTCGCACATACGCTGAGCCGGCGGGAGCGGAAACCGCGGCGGCGGCATCGGCGCTGATCGAGAAGATAAACTCCGGCGCGCGTCTCACGACGCAGGAAGGCGGCTTCGCGGTCGCCTCGCTCGGACGCTGGTTCGCCGCGAACCCGAGCCGCGGAACGCCGTCAGGCGCGCTCTCCTGCGCAGGCTTCGACGGAAAAGTGAACGCCAAAACCCCGTCCGTGACCTCCGACAAAGCCGGAGAATACACGGCGAGGAACACCGGTAAAGCGCGCCTTTACGCGGCGTGGTCGGTCTCCTACATCCCGACCGGCGGGATAAAACAGCGCGACGACGGCATAGAGCTGCGCCAGCGCATAGCGGAGCGCTCCGGCAAGGCCGTAGAAGGCTCGGTCGAACGCGGCGCGGCTCTCACCGCGACGGTCACGGTGACGCCGAAATCCGGCGCGCTGAAAGACGTGGCTGTGGTCCTTCCGCTCCCGGCCGGATTTGAGATAGAAGAGGCGCGCCTCGC
- a CDS encoding pyridoxal phosphate-dependent aminotransferase — MNIVEKFSTLGVDNAPGQESLQKNEALDLRGPKLEGAPVDFSHGDVDAHKPTPGSFEFFAKGVEEGASQAYTPYRGRKEILEDVAAKLSAFSGAAIDPAKNLILTPGTQGALFLAMGANIMPGDKVAIVEPDYFGNRKMTEFFGGELVPVLMHYEDKEKGSGIDLAALEEAFKGGVKLFLFSNPNNPAGCVYSREEILKIAELAKKYGATLIVDELYSRQVYPGVEYTHLCAQKEIPENLVTIIGPSKTESLSGYRLGAAFGTAEIIERMEKLQAIMSLRCGGYNQAVFRCWFSEPEGWLAARVAEHRRIRDDIMAVIKKVPGVTARPTDGGSYLFISIPELDVSLHQFIRIAREHAGVTVTPGTEFGPQFLHSFRINFSQDHDKAVAAMERLFKLMELYRK, encoded by the coding sequence TTGAACATAGTCGAAAAATTCAGCACGCTCGGCGTAGACAACGCGCCGGGACAGGAAAGCTTGCAGAAAAACGAAGCGCTCGACCTTCGCGGGCCTAAGCTCGAAGGCGCGCCCGTGGACTTCAGCCACGGCGACGTAGACGCGCACAAGCCGACGCCCGGCAGCTTCGAATTCTTCGCCAAAGGCGTCGAAGAGGGCGCGTCGCAGGCCTACACGCCCTACCGCGGCAGAAAAGAGATACTCGAGGACGTGGCGGCGAAACTCTCCGCCTTCTCGGGCGCCGCGATAGACCCCGCGAAAAACCTCATCCTCACGCCCGGCACGCAGGGCGCGCTCTTCCTCGCGATGGGCGCGAACATCATGCCCGGAGACAAAGTCGCCATCGTCGAGCCGGACTACTTCGGCAACCGCAAGATGACCGAGTTCTTCGGCGGCGAACTCGTGCCGGTACTCATGCACTACGAGGACAAAGAAAAAGGCTCGGGCATAGACCTTGCCGCGCTCGAAGAGGCCTTCAAGGGCGGTGTGAAGCTCTTCCTCTTCTCGAACCCCAACAATCCCGCCGGCTGCGTCTACTCTCGCGAAGAAATACTCAAAATCGCAGAACTCGCGAAAAAATACGGCGCGACGCTCATCGTCGACGAGCTCTACTCGCGCCAGGTATATCCGGGCGTCGAGTACACGCACCTTTGCGCGCAGAAGGAGATCCCGGAAAACCTCGTAACGATAATCGGCCCGTCAAAGACCGAGTCGCTCAGCGGCTACCGTCTCGGCGCGGCCTTCGGCACGGCTGAGATAATCGAGCGCATGGAAAAGCTACAGGCCATCATGTCGCTGCGCTGCGGCGGCTACAACCAGGCCGTATTCCGCTGCTGGTTCAGCGAGCCGGAAGGCTGGCTCGCCGCGCGCGTCGCGGAGCACCGGCGCATACGCGACGACATCATGGCGGTGATAAAGAAAGTCCCCGGCGTGACGGCGCGCCCGACCGACGGCGGAAGCTACCTCTTCATCAGCATACCGGAGCTCGACGTGTCGCTCCACCAGTTCATCCGCATCGCGCGCGAGCACGCCGGCGTCACCGTAACGCCCGGCACCGAGTTCGGCCCGCAGTTCCTGCACAGCTTCCGCATCAACTTCTCGCAGGACCACGACAAAGCCGTCGCCGCGATGGAGCGTCTCTTCAAGCTCATGGAGCTTTACAGAAAATGA
- a CDS encoding RidA family protein: MSGKKKDPVPQGKYVPATRCGNMIFTAGMTPRKDGVLQFSGKVQPGEPLEKYREAARLAAANALTAARNRLEEGEKIARVLSMTVYVNAADGFSAHSKIADFASEYLCEELGEPGTAARAAIGIAGLPGEAPVEIQLVCMAG, translated from the coding sequence ATGAGCGGAAAGAAAAAAGACCCCGTCCCGCAGGGAAAATATGTCCCTGCTACGCGCTGCGGGAACATGATATTCACGGCCGGCATGACGCCGCGCAAAGACGGCGTGCTCCAGTTCTCCGGCAAGGTGCAGCCCGGCGAGCCGCTTGAAAAATACCGCGAAGCGGCGCGTCTTGCCGCGGCCAACGCTCTTACCGCGGCGCGCAACAGGCTCGAAGAGGGCGAAAAAATAGCGCGCGTCCTCTCGATGACCGTCTACGTCAACGCCGCTGACGGCTTCTCGGCCCACTCGAAAATCGCCGACTTCGCGAGCGAATACCTCTGCGAAGAGCTCGGCGAACCGGGCACCGCCGCGCGCGCCGCGATAGGGATAGCCGGCCTCCCCGGAGAAGCGCCCGTCGAAATACAGCTCGTCTGCATGGCCGGGTAA